From the genome of Streptomyces spinoverrucosus:
GGCGCGGCGCAACGGGTCGCCGTCGTCGGACCGGCCGGTGGCGGAGCCGTCGCCCGGCGGTCGTCTGCGGGAGAGCGAGCGGGCGGAGCTGGAGCGGTTGCGGGCCGAGGCCAGGGAGAAGGACAAGCGCATCCGCGAGCTGGAGACGGAGCGTGATGTGTGCAAGGGATTCGTGGCCTTGTGGGTGAATTGACTTGCACCTCGGGCTGAAGCCCGAGGATTCTGGCCTTCCGTTCCGTTGCTGTGCTGCTACGCGGCACGGGGTTCGGTCGGGAATCCGTGGCTTCCTGTTTCTTCGCGCTGTGCCGGGATTGCTCCCGGTCTTACCGGCGCTCCGCAGGCCGATACCGCCAGTCCGGCGGCCGTCTTCACGTTGATCGCGGCATTGACGTCCCGGTCGTGGACGGTGCCGCAGGCGGTACAGGTCCATTCCCGGACGTTCAGGGGTTTGGGTCCGTCCACGGCGCCGCAGGTGGAGCAGGTCTGGGAGGTCGGTTCGAACCGGCCGATCTTGACCAGGGTGCGGCCGTACCGTTCTGCCTTGTACTCCAGCATGCTGATGAACGACGCCCATCCGGCGTCATGCACGGACTTGGCCAGCTTCGTGCGGGCCAGTCCCGCTACGGACAGGTCCTCCACGGCGATCCCTTGGTTCTCGGAGATCAGCTTCGTGGAGAGCTGGTGATGGAACTCTCGGCGGGCGTCGGCGACCTTGGTGTGGGCGCGGGCGACCTTCAGGCGGGCCTTGGCGCGGTTCTTGCTTCCTTTCTGCTTGCGGGACAGCTCCTGCTGGGTCTTCTTCAGCTTCTTCTCCGCGCGGCGCAGGAAGCGCGGAGAGTCGATTTTCGTGCCGTCGGACAGGACCGCGAAGTGGGTCAGGCCGAGATCGATGCCGATGGTGCGGTCGGTTTCGGGCATCCGGGCCTGGTCGGGGGCGGGGTCGGTGTCGATGACGAAGGAGGCGAAGAACCTGCCGGCCGCATCCTTGATGACGGTGACGGAGGTGGGGGTGGTGGGCAGCGTGCGGGACCACTTCACCTTCACCGCGCCGATCTTCGGCAGGTTCAGACGGCCGCTGTCGGTGATGTTCCAGCGGGCGTTGGCGGTGAACCGGATCGACTGCCTCGCGTCCTTGCGGGACTTGAAACGGGGCGGACCGGTCTTGGGGCCCTTGCGGGTGCCCTTGAGGGAGGCGAAGAAGTTGCGGTACGCAGTCTCGGCGTCGCGCAAAGACTGCTGGAGGACGACCGCGGAGACCTCGCCCAGCCAGGAGCGTTCCGCCGTCCCCTTGGCCTGGGTGATCAGGCGGGTGGACAGCTCGCCGATCTTCGGGAACGGCTGCTGGGCCTTGCGGGCGTCTTCACGGGCGCGGACCGCGTCGTTGAAGACGACGCGGGCGCACCCGAACGCCTTCGCCAACGCCCTCTGCTGGCCGGTGTCCGGGTACAACCTGAAGGCGTACCTGAGCTGCATGACGGCCACGATACATACTTGGATTATGGGCGAGATGCAGAAGATCAGAACTGGTAGGCACTGTGTTTTCGTGATGCACGTCCACTTGGTCTTCGTGACCAAGTTCCGGCACAAGGTGTTCACCGATGCCCACTTGAGGCGCATGGAGGAGATCATGCGGTCGGTGTGTACGGACTTCGAGTGCGAGCTGGTGGAGTTCAACGGCGAGAACAACCACGTCCATCTGCTGGTGAACTTCCCGCCCAAGGTCGCCGTGACCAAGCTGGTCAACTCCCTCAAGGGTGTCTCCTCCCGCCGCCTGCGCCAGGAGTTCCCCGACCTGGTACGGCACTACTGGCGGGCCAACAAACTCTGGTCCGGGTCCTACTTCGCCGGCACCGTCGGCGGCGCACCGCTGACCGTGGTCAAGCAGTACATCGAACAGCAGAACCGGCCGGTATGAGCACTGCCCGGCTCCGCCGGGACGCCGCCTCGTGATGCTCCGCACCGCATGCGAAGAACTGCGGTGTCCCGCTCCGCCGGACCTGATTCCGCGACGCTCCGCGTCGCCACCATCAGATTCGCTTCACCACCGGCCTGAAGGCCGATGCACTGCGAATGAATTCCGGTAGCTGAGGCGGACCCGACCGTCCGTCGGACGAGCGGAAGGGGTCTCCGGCCCCGCCGGGGGAGCCGGAGACCCCGCAGGGATCAGCCGTGCCTGCGCGCGACGGTCGGCCCGGCCGGTGCGCCGGTGATCCTGAACTGGGAGCCCGGCTCGATGAGCACGTCACCCTGGGCCGAGTTGGTGATCGTGACGTTGGTCAGGTCGGCACTGCCGCGGGCGCCGCTCATCGCGAGGATGCCGGAGCCGTTGACGGACTTGTCGATGCGGACGTCGATGACCTTCACGCCGGGCATGGCGCCGCCGCCCGTCTTGAACTGGATGCCGTCATAGGTCGAGTCGTGGATCTCGGTATCCCGGATGGTCACCCCCGGAATGTCCGTGGCCTGGGCGAAGAGGGTGATGGCGCCGAACTCCTGTGCCTCGCCCCAGAAGGCGCCACCCGTCCGGTACAGGGCGTTGCCCGCGATGAGAGTCTGGCCCGAGAAGGGGATCGGGTCGTGGTCGGTGGCCAGCATGATGCCCGGGTAGTTCATCGTGTCGGAGACGATGTTGTTCTCGATGGTGTTGCCGTAGCCGCCGTAGACCGCGATGCCGTTGGCCCGCCAGGGCAATTGGATCGTGTTGTTGCGGAAGTGGTTGTCGTGGCCGACGTCGACGGAGGTGTCCTTGACGTACTTGCTGGCCCACACCGCCAGTGCGTCGTCGCCGGTGTTGCGGAACGAGGAGTTGTAGACGGTGGAGTTGCGGGTGCCGTTGGCGAAGTTGATGCCGTCGGCGTAGGTGTTGCGGATCCGCACGCCGGTGAACTCCAGCCCGTCGCCGGGTCCCCACAGCTCGGGGATGTTGGAGTAGTCGCGGCCGGCCCAGACACCGACGTTGGCGTGCTCGATCCACACGTTGGTGATCTTCGTGTTCTTCCCGAAGCGCCCGTTGAGACCGACGCCGCCCTCGGCGTTGCCGTCGCCGCCGCGGATGGTACCCGAGCCGAAGATGGCGATGTCCGAGATCTGGGTGTTGTGGTCGATGTCGAAGCCGAAGTTGCCCTCGTGCGGGTGGTTGATGCCGCCGGCCTCGTGCGGCGGGGTCAGGGTGTAGAGCTGGGAGTGCCACATGCCCGCGCCTCGGATGGTGACGTCCCGGATGCCGACCTGGTTGAACTGGCCGCGGTTCAGCGGGTCGTCCGTGAGGATCTTCTGCTCCTGACGCCACTGCCCGGCCGGGATCCACACGCAGGAGATCTGGCCGTTCTGGTCGGCGGTGACAGCCCGCTGGATGGCGTCCGTGTCGTCGAGTCCGTCGCCGGGGACGGCCCCGTACTCGGTGATCGAGGTGCAGTTCGCCGGCTTGGCCGCCGGGGGAGCGACCTGCTCCAGATCGATCAGGTCGATGATGTAGTAGGTGGCCGAGTCACCCGCGTCACGCTGCAGACGGAACGTGGTGCCCTGCGGGTAGGTCCGCGACAGCAGCGCGTGGGCCTCGTCGAAGAGCCGCCGCGCGTCGCCGCCGGGCCGGTTGGTGAGTCCCTCCGGGTCGTCGGTGCTTCCGTACAGCCAGCTGTGCTTGGAGGAGAGGCTCAGCTTCTGCACGAACACGCCGTCGGCGTACAGGCTGATGGTGGCGTCGGCTCCCCCGCCCCCGGAGGCGTCGGGGATGGAGTTGCGCACCACGATGGAGTTGGTGGGTGTGGTGGAGGTGAATTCGACGTACTGGCCGCCGGAGTCGAGCCGGACGGACTTACGGCCGGAGGACTCGGTGGCGAAGTTGGTGTGCCCGAAGGTCCGCTTGGCGTCAGCGGTGAGCAGCGTGCCCTGGTAGCGGCCGTCCTCCGCCTCGTACTCGGTGTACGGCAGGGCCGCGCCGCGTCCGACGACGAGGGACTTGGCGAGCACGTTGTTGTTCTCGTTTGTCTCGGTGACTACGCCGGTGGCGTCCGCGGTGGCGGTGAGGGTGGCGCCGCCGGCTGTCGCCGTCCATGTGCCGCTGATCGGCACATTCACCGTGGCACCGGCCGCGACCTGGCCGGTCGTGCCGTTCAGCGTGGTGGTGCCGGCCTGGAGCCGGGTCACCGAACCCGCCGCCGCGGCGGTCGTGCCGCGGTTGTGCACGGCGACGGTGAAGGAGACGGGCGAGCCCACGGCCGGGTTCGCCGGGCTCGTGGTGATGGAGCTCACCTCGAGGTCGGGGCCGGGGGCTTGGCTGACGACCATCCGGTCCGCGGCGTTGCGGCTGTTGTTGGTGTCGTCCAGTTCGGCAACCGTGTTCCTGGGGTCGACCACCGCGGAGACCGCGTAGCTGCCGGCTGCGCGAGTGCCGGTGGAAACGGCGACGGTGGTGGACGCGCCCGCATCGAGGGCGGGCACCGCGACGCTGCCGGCGACCGTCCCCTCCACGGTGACGTCCACCGTCGTCGCGGCCGAGGGCGCGGTGCCGGCGTTGCGGACACCGGCATTGACGGTGACCGGATCCCGCTCCGACGGGGCGGCCGGTGACCAGTCCAGACCGGTGACGGTCAGGTCGGGCGCGGGCGCAGCGGTACCAACCACCTGGAACTCGGCGACCTGCCCGCCGGGGGCGCCGCTGTTGGAGAAGAACCTCAGCCGGATGTCGGTCCAGCGACCGCTGACCGGGATGGTCACCGCGTTGCCCGTACCCGGGCTGAAGGCGTAGTCGGCGCGGTCGCGCAGCGAGGTGAAGTCGGTGTCGGACGGTGCGCGGCCCAGCACCTGGATGCCCTGGGTCCTGGCGCCCCACACCGGGTCCGGGTTGAGCTTGACCACCACAGCGGTGACGTCCGCGGCGGTACCCAGTTTGACGGTGAGGTCCGCCGGGTGGCCGGCCGCCTCCCAGTAGGTCGAGGTCGAGTCGTCGGTGGCGTTGGCGGCGACGTAGGTTTGCGTCGTCGAGGTGGCCTCGACCGGCTTGTTGCGGGCCAGGTTGGTGCCGGTGGGTGGCGGCTCGGTCCCGCCTTCGTCGCCGTACACCTCGAGTTCGGAGAGCTGCGCGGCGTTCCAGCCGGTGTTGCCGGTGACGTTGACGCGGACGTAGCGGGCGTCGGCAGGGGAGGCCAGGTCCACGGTGACGGTGCCGCTCTGCGCCGGGTTGAACAGCCGTGCGGCCGAAGCGGCGAGTGTGGTGAAGGCGGAGCCGTCGGTACTGCCCTGGAGGGAGAGGGTCTGGGTCCGGCTCTCCCATCCGGCGGGCAGTTTGAGCACCACCCGGTCGAGGGTCAGGGCGGCGCCGAGGTCGACCTGCACCCATTGGGGGAAGGAGCCGGCCGGCCCCTCCCAGTAGGATGCCTGGGCACCGTCGGTGATGTTTCCGGCCGGGTACGCGCCGAGGGAGCCGCCTGCCGTGGCATGGCGGCCGAGCGCGAGGTTGACGTCGGCGGCCGTCGACGCTTGCACTGCCGGGGCGGCCTGAGCGGTGGAGGCGAAGGGCATCGGTAACAGCCCGGCGGTCATGAGCCCGGCCAGGACGGCGCCGGACAGCGACCGCCGGCCGAGGGTTCTCCATCTCATGGGGTCCTCCTCTTCCAAGGGGTGGGGAGCGCGGCAGGTGCGAGCGGGAGGGATCGTGGCAGGGAGACGCGGGACGCGGGAGACTACCCTGAGGGGCGGACACTCTCCTGTACGCCAATTGAGCCAGACAGTCGACTTCTTGCGGAAATCGCTCAACAGGCTTCTCGCGTGTCTCCGATTTGTCAACGGCATGCAAAGACGTAGCAGTTGGCACGAAATCCGCTTGCGTGCCTTGCGGCGCGATTGCGTTTGCCGGTCCCCACGCAGCCGTGGCGCCCTACCTGGAAGCTTCCCTGAGCGGCGACGATGACGGGAGGCGTTCCTACTACCCGACCCCTCAAAAGGACGCAATTTATTGAGCTTTTTACGTAAGATCGCTGGCTCGCCCAAGAGGTCAGTGATCGTATGAGGTAGGGCGAGCGGAGGGTGGTGCTGTTCTAGGTCGAGCTGTCCCTTGAAGGTTTCGTTGACGGACTCGATGGTCTGCCGCAACGGCTTGAACAGGGATCCGCCGGGTCGCTGCCGTTCGCCCTCGCCGGTTGGCCGCAGCAACCGGATGCCCTGCCGGGCAAGTTCGTGTTCAAAGGTGAGGCCGAAGTAGTTCTTGTCGCCGAACAGTGTCTGGCCTTCCCGGGCGGCGAGGAGGTGCGGTTCGGCCGCGAGGGGGTCCAGCAGGTTCCGCGTTCGCCGGCCTTGGCGCCGGTCAGGGCGAAGACGACGGGCAGGCCCGCATCTCAAAGGCGCCCTCGGACTCGCAGCGCTCGGCGCGGCAAGAACCAAGGAACACCTACCTCCAGGCCCGCCACAAGCGACTGACCGCCCGCCGCGGCCCCCTCAGGGCCCTGGTCGCCGTCGAGCACTCGATCATCACCGCGATCTGGCACACGCTCACCGACCACGTCCCCTACCACGAACTCGGCGGCACCTACTTCACCCAGCGTGACCCCGAACGCGCCACCGGCCGCGCGATCACCGCCCTCAACCAGCTCGGCTACACCGTCACCCTCAACCCGATCGAAGGCACAGCCTGACCAACCACAGACCAAATGCCCGGCGGCCTCGACCACCGGGCACCCAGCCCTGCCCAAACAGCCCCTGACCTGGACCTAATTACGCGTCAGAAGCCCTTGGCCGCCAGCTCAAGGATCGCCACGCACTCCACATGATGCGTCATAGGAAACATGTCGGCCTGAGCAAGGCAGGAAAACCCGCAGGTCAGAGCAGGTTCTTCGGCTCACCATCCCGCTTGCGGGCGCCCGGAGCGTCAAGCGAGCGTCACGGCCGCGAGTCCGTCCACCCGCTCGGGGCAGACCGAGCTGCCACGACCAGTTCCCCAGCAGGCTCTGTCCCGGTCGCTCCAGAGGCCAGCTGGCGTCTCATGACCCACGGCACTTCTCCGGCCGCCCAAATGGACTCATGCCTTCCAGCCGACAGCGTCCCGCACATACACCGAGCGACCTCTCGGGCGCGGTCGCCGAGGACCTCGCGCTGTACCGGGAGAAGTTCCGGCGGCGTCTGCCGGTGTCGCTGGACGAGCCGGGCGCAGCCAATCGTCCAGTCGGTCTCCACTGCCGCTGGAGCGATGGCCCGGACACTCGCGGCTGCATCTCGGAAAGGGGCACCTCATGTCGGACTCAGGCGTCGTCAGGACGCATCATGCGATCGATGTGGCGGCCGAACCCAAGGCCGTGTACGAGCTGATCGCCGCGGCGGAAGACTGGCCGCACATCTTTCCTCCCACCGTGCACGTGGAGAAGCTCGACGGGGACGACCGGTCGGAGCGGCTGCGGCTCTGGGCGTTCGCGAACGGGGAGGTGCGGTCGTGGACCTCCCTCCGTGAACTGGATCCGAGCGCGCTGCGGGTGACGTTCCGCCAGGAGGTCTCGTCCGCGCCGGTCGCGTCGATGGGCGGCGAGTGGATCATCGAGGCAGCTCCGGGCGGCAGCAGCGTCGTGCTGCTGCACGACTTCACCGTGGTCGACGACGACCCGGTGGCCCGCGAGTGGGTGGAGCGCGCCGTCGACACCAACAGCAGCTCCGAACTGGCCGCGCTGAAGACGGCGGCCGAGTCTCTGGCAGCGGAACCCAGGGCGCTGCTGTCATTCGCCGACCACGTGGACATCTCGGGCGCGCAGCAGGAGGTGTACGACTTCCTGTGGCGGGCCGACCTGTGGGAGGAGCGGCTTCCGCATGTGGGCCGGCTCGTGCTGACCGAGCCCGGCCGGGACCTGCAGACGGTGGAAATGGACACTCGCGCCGCCGACGGTTCGGTGCACACAACGAAGTCGGTACGGGTCGGTTTCGCACCTGGCCGGCTCACGTACAAGCAGACCCAGGTACCGCCGCTGATGGCCGCGCACACGGGCCGCTGGACCATCGAGCCCACCCAGCACGGAGTGCGCGCCACCTCGCACCACACGGTCGTCCTGCGCCCCGAGCGGGTGCGGGAGCTGCTGGGCCCGGACGCCACTCTCGACACGGCCCGCGACATGGTCCGCACAGCCCTCGGCAGGAACAGCACGGCCACCCTGACTCTGGCCAAAGAGATCGCGGAACGAGCCGCGTCCCACTGACGTTCCGGAGAACGGAAAGGGCGGGGCCCCGGAGATCCGGGGCCCCGCCTTCCGCGTTCTCGTTCAGCTTCCCGACAGGGCCGAGTTGACCAGGTCGACGAAGGCTCGGGGAGTCTCGGCGCCGTCGAGACCCTCGTCAGGGAGGGCGACCCCGAAATCACGGGTGATACGGCCGGCCACCTCCAGCAGAGCAAGGGAGTCGTAGCCGAGGTCCGTGAACAGCACGTCGGCAATGTCCCCGCTCAGGTCGACCGCCTCCTCCTCACCGGCCGACTCGCGCAGGATTCGGGTGAAGTCGTCGATGCTCAATGCCGTGACCCCGTTCGCACTCATGATATTTCCTTCCTTCTGATTCCTACTTGTTGGTGTGGTTTTGTCGGCCGTGCCGATGATTCGGGCCGTCCCGGTGGTTCCGGTGCCACGCTGGTTCAGTTCGTGGTCGTGACGACCGCCGCCGCGTTGAAGCCACCCTCGCCGCGGGCCAGGACCAGCGCGGCGTCGCCGGTGAGCGGGCGGGCCTGGCCCGTCACGAGGTCCACCGGGC
Proteins encoded in this window:
- a CDS encoding CARDB domain-containing protein, giving the protein MRWRTLGRRSLSGAVLAGLMTAGLLPMPFASTAQAAPAVQASTAADVNLALGRHATAGGSLGAYPAGNITDGAQASYWEGPAGSFPQWVQVDLGAALTLDRVVLKLPAGWESRTQTLSLQGSTDGSAFTTLAASAARLFNPAQSGTVTVDLASPADARYVRVNVTGNTGWNAAQLSELEVYGDEGGTEPPPTGTNLARNKPVEATSTTQTYVAANATDDSTSTYWEAAGHPADLTVKLGTAADVTAVVVKLNPDPVWGARTQGIQVLGRAPSDTDFTSLRDRADYAFSPGTGNAVTIPVSGRWTDIRLRFFSNSGAPGGQVAEFQVVGTAAPAPDLTVTGLDWSPAAPSERDPVTVNAGVRNAGTAPSAATTVDVTVEGTVAGSVAVPALDAGASTTVAVSTGTRAAGSYAVSAVVDPRNTVAELDDTNNSRNAADRMVVSQAPGPDLEVSSITTSPANPAVGSPVSFTVAVHNRGTTAAAAGSVTRLQAGTTTLNGTTGQVAAGATVNVPISGTWTATAGGATLTATADATGVVTETNENNNVLAKSLVVGRGAALPYTEYEAEDGRYQGTLLTADAKRTFGHTNFATESSGRKSVRLDSGGQYVEFTSTTPTNSIVVRNSIPDASGGGGADATISLYADGVFVQKLSLSSKHSWLYGSTDDPEGLTNRPGGDARRLFDEAHALLSRTYPQGTTFRLQRDAGDSATYYIIDLIDLEQVAPPAAKPANCTSITEYGAVPGDGLDDTDAIQRAVTADQNGQISCVWIPAGQWRQEQKILTDDPLNRGQFNQVGIRDVTIRGAGMWHSQLYTLTPPHEAGGINHPHEGNFGFDIDHNTQISDIAIFGSGTIRGGDGNAEGGVGLNGRFGKNTKITNVWIEHANVGVWAGRDYSNIPELWGPGDGLEFTGVRIRNTYADGINFANGTRNSTVYNSSFRNTGDDALAVWASKYVKDTSVDVGHDNHFRNNTIQLPWRANGIAVYGGYGNTIENNIVSDTMNYPGIMLATDHDPIPFSGQTLIAGNALYRTGGAFWGEAQEFGAITLFAQATDIPGVTIRDTEIHDSTYDGIQFKTGGGAMPGVKVIDVRIDKSVNGSGILAMSGARGSADLTNVTITNSAQGDVLIEPGSQFRITGAPAGPTVARRHG
- a CDS encoding aromatase/cyclase — protein: MSDSGVVRTHHAIDVAAEPKAVYELIAAAEDWPHIFPPTVHVEKLDGDDRSERLRLWAFANGEVRSWTSLRELDPSALRVTFRQEVSSAPVASMGGEWIIEAAPGGSSVVLLHDFTVVDDDPVAREWVERAVDTNSSSELAALKTAAESLAAEPRALLSFADHVDISGAQQEVYDFLWRADLWEERLPHVGRLVLTEPGRDLQTVEMDTRAADGSVHTTKSVRVGFAPGRLTYKQTQVPPLMAAHTGRWTIEPTQHGVRATSHHTVVLRPERVRELLGPDATLDTARDMVRTALGRNSTATLTLAKEIAERAASH
- a CDS encoding transposase, with translation MASRKRIYDAEFRDGAVRIVTETGKLVPEVAEDLGIHPGTLHSWVSRARRNGSPSSDRPVAEPSPGGRLRESERAELERLRAEAREKDKRIRELETERDVCKGFVALWVN
- a CDS encoding acyl carrier protein, with protein sequence MSANGVTALSIDDFTRILRESAGEEEAVDLSGDIADVLFTDLGYDSLALLEVAGRITRDFGVALPDEGLDGAETPRAFVDLVNSALSGS
- a CDS encoding RNA-guided endonuclease InsQ/TnpB family protein; translation: MQLRYAFRLYPDTGQQRALAKAFGCARVVFNDAVRAREDARKAQQPFPKIGELSTRLITQAKGTAERSWLGEVSAVVLQQSLRDAETAYRNFFASLKGTRKGPKTGPPRFKSRKDARQSIRFTANARWNITDSGRLNLPKIGAVKVKWSRTLPTTPTSVTVIKDAAGRFFASFVIDTDPAPDQARMPETDRTIGIDLGLTHFAVLSDGTKIDSPRFLRRAEKKLKKTQQELSRKQKGSKNRAKARLKVARAHTKVADARREFHHQLSTKLISENQGIAVEDLSVAGLARTKLAKSVHDAGWASFISMLEYKAERYGRTLVKIGRFEPTSQTCSTCGAVDGPKPLNVREWTCTACGTVHDRDVNAAINVKTAAGLAVSACGAPVRPGAIPAQREETGSHGFPTEPRAA
- the tnpA gene encoding IS200/IS605 family transposase, with amino-acid sequence MGEMQKIRTGRHCVFVMHVHLVFVTKFRHKVFTDAHLRRMEEIMRSVCTDFECELVEFNGENNHVHLLVNFPPKVAVTKLVNSLKGVSSRRLRQEFPDLVRHYWRANKLWSGSYFAGTVGGAPLTVVKQYIEQQNRPV